A window of Corticium candelabrum chromosome 3, ooCorCand1.1, whole genome shotgun sequence contains these coding sequences:
- the LOC134177021 gene encoding uncharacterized protein LOC134177021: MVEVVSLSSICEPISVFWGESVVEGQVDFSPCFEDTALLIIPCFFLFLIASIQLCFGDNSLRRSVIPTSKLHVIKSECAMLPLCGRGLVPLCRTWQPETTDEQPILGAKLS; this comes from the exons ATGGTCGAAGTTGTGAGCCTAAGCTCTATCTGCGAACCCATTTCAGTTTTTTGG GGCGAATCAGTTGTTGAGGGCCAAGTCGATTTCTCTCCTTGCTTTGAAGACACTGCCTTGCTGATTATTCCATgcttttttcttttcttgatTGCTTCCATTCAGTTGTGTTTTGGTGACAACTCACTTAGACGCTCTGTCATTCCTACATCAAAACTGCACGTTATCAAATCT gaatgtgccatgctTCCTTTGTGTGGTCGAGGATTagttcctttatgtcgtacatggcaaccagagacaacggacgaacagccaatcttAGGTGCGAAACTTTCTTGA
- the LOC134177027 gene encoding uncharacterized protein K02A2.6-like → MAEGLKPPQAFTTTLEAAKEWPQWRDHFTFYMTATKKDKEDEKTKVAILLTAMGGEAISVYRTFTWAADGDEDKLDCVIRAFNNYFKPKSNEIYERFLFLQRKQQPNEPFDSFYTDLLRLVETCGYHQEEKTKIIRDQIVINITADNVREKLLAESDLTLTKAVDMCRSMEATTRYIASMTSTATALKECVTDAAAVHMVKAMKQRPCHYCATNHKPKNCPAWGKQCKYCGIMNHTAEACKKAGKDRLARRQTTKETANAISPQRATPDTPENEERDHFAYCTGTTTQTSKTKAKVWNIILDIGGRGLKAKIDTGATCNILPFTAYRVLCASPPTPTEVQLTAYGGTKLDVCGKTTMEATFQGVTRRMEFIIVRENVETLIGLPSITDLGLIQQTLAVDATGDTPTAISEFKDVFKGLGRLPGEYSIKLKTNAQPVIQPARRVPFRYRQELKSQLDEMEKQGIIAKVTEATNWVSPIVLVTKPGKDKLRICIDPGALNKAIQREHYQLKTPEEIFGTLAGSQYFSTLDATSGFLQIALDKESSYLTTVATPFGRYRYCRLPFGISSAPEVFHRIVTESFADIPGVHTYVDDILVSGCSVEEHDKRLQMVLERCRELNLRLNRSKCQFRKTELKYLGHVLTSEGIKPDPEKVEAIEQFPKPQSKTDVSRLLGLVTYLSKFCPTLAETASPLRQLTQQETAWVWDSVHDRTLQHVKDLVTKAPVLRLFDPALPVRLTVDASQHGLGAAVIQEGHPVEYASRTMSSIQQKYAQIEKEMLAIQFGLTRFHQYVYGQDVIVETDHKPLLGILKKPLAEVSPRLQRMRLRCLKYNYTLEHHSGKEMVLADSLSRMPSTTPYTDYDELTEEQIDSVTEQIIPTPLGRERCTEATRQDPTMQALITYIHTGWPPTRRSVPGPIKPYWNVRHDLTEKDGIVLKGSQAVVPVTMRKTVMNSIHEGHYGIVKCIERAKTSVYWPGYTNEIHDMVASCSKCQENRSQNPKPDTKPHDVPHYPYQKVGTDLFELQGEHYLLTIDYYSKWVTIDHLQSTKAADVITILDKHFANFGIPETIFSDNGPQYANEEFRKFFRKLGFQHTTSSPGYPASNGQAERGVQTVKKMMAKMLEEGRTINDALRVLRNTPIGGDLPTPAILLQGRHLRTQLTINTETLVPHNMDADKTRQKLIAHQSQYAFYGATGNTTNSPLLPDESVRTMRGKKWVPAKVIGHHTEPQSYILRLANGRTVRRTRTHINRTTEVWDDNTMFAKYTPTGQQTNTSLSEGQPPNQPEETNVLPDTEIRSPNTESPPKSAKSPTAPASQPAVKTTRLGRISRPPRRLLEDYTT, encoded by the coding sequence ATGGCAGAAGGACTGAAACCGCCTCAAGCATTCACAACCACACTGGAAGCAGCCAAAGAATGGCCACAGTGGCGGGACCATTTTACATTCTACATGACAGCAACAAAGAAGGACAAAGAAGACGAGAAAACGAAAGTCGCAATACTACTCACGGCAATGGGAGGGGAAGCCATCTCCGTCTACCGAACATTCACTTGGGCCGCAGACGGCGACGAGGACAAACTGGACTGCGTCATTAGAGCGTTCAACAACTACTTCAAGCCTAAAAGTAATGAAATCTACGAAAGATTCCTGTTCCTGCAGAGGAAACAACAACCGAATGAGCCCTTCGACAGCTTCTACACAGATTTGCTGCGCCTGGTGGAAACCTGCGGATATCACCAAGAGGAGAAAACGAAGATCATCCGGGACCAGATTGTAATCAATATCACCGCAGACAACGTCCGCGAGAAACTGTTGGCAGAATCtgacctaaccctaaccaaaGCTGTAGACATGTGCAGGTCAATGGAAGCGACAACCCGTTACATTGCCAGTATGACATCAACCGCCACAGCCTTGAAAGAATGCGTCACCGACGCGGCGGCGGTACACATGGTGAAAGCCATGAAGCAGCGCCCTTGCCACTACTGCGcgacaaaccacaaaccaaaaaactGCCCAGCATGGggaaaacaatgcaaatattgcGGCATTATGAATCACACGGCGGAAGCATGCAAAAAGGCAGGAAAGGACAGACTAGCCcgacgacaaacaacaaaggagACGGCCAATGCGATATCGCCACAACGagccacaccagacacaccagagAACGAGGAGAGAGACCATTTCGCTTACTGCACCGGTACCACGACACAAACCAGTAAAACAAAGGCTAAAGTCTGGAACATAATACTGGACATAGGAGGGAGAGGTTTGAAAGCCAAAATCGACACAGGTGCAACGTGCAACATACTGCCATTCACTGCTTACCGCGTCCTCTGTGCTAGCCCTCCCACGCCAACAGAAGTTCAGCTAACAGCATACGGAggaacaaaattagatgtctgTGGGAAAACAACCATGGaggcaacatttcaaggaGTCACCCGCAGGATGGAATTCATCATAGTACGAGAGAACGTGGAGACGCTCATAGGATTGCCTTCCATCACTGACTTGGGACTAATACAACAGACCCTAGCAGTGGATGCAACAGGGGACACACCCACAGCTATATCAGAGTTCAAAGATGTCTTTAAAGGACTGGGACGACTACCAGGAGAGTACAGCATCAAActaaagacaaatgcacaacCAGTCATCCAACCAGCCAGAAGAGTTCCATTTAGGTACAGGCAGGAACTGAAGTCACAACTGGatgaaatggagaaacaaggcATCATAGCCAAAGTAACAGAGGCTACTAATTGGGTCAGTCCCATAGTCCTTGTAACAAAGCCAGGTAAAGACAAACTAAGGATATGCATTGATCCAGGAGCGTTGAACAAGGCTATACAAAGGGAGCACTATCAATTGAAAACACCCGAAGAGATATTCGGCACGTTGGCAGGCTCACAATATTTCTCAACCCTAGATGCTACATCTGGTTTTCTACAGATTGCCCTAGACAAGGAAAGTAGCTACTTGACAACAGTGGCAACTCCTTTTGGGCGCTACCGGTATTGCCGACTACCTTTCGGAATCAGCTCTGCCCCAGAAGTGTTTCACAGAATAGTGACAGAATCCTTTGCAGACATACCTGGGGTACACACCTATGTGGATGACATCCTTGTATCAGGCTGTAGCGTAGAGGAGCACGACAAACGCCTTCAGATGGTCCTCGAAAGGTGTAGGGAGCTGAACCTTAGACTCAACCGATCCAAATGCCAGTTCAGAAAGACTGAATTAAAGTATCTGGGACATGTGCTTACATCAGAAGGGATAAAACCTGACCCAGAAAAAGTCGAGGCCATTGAGCAATTCCCAAAGCCACAGTCCAAGACAGATGTTTCAAGACTCCTGGGCCTGGTTACATATCTGTCGAAATTTTGTCCTACTTTGGCTGAGACAGCCAGCCCACTGCgacagctaacacagcagGAGACTGCATGGGTGTGGGACTCCGTTCACGACCGCACCCTACAGCATGTGAAAGATCTAGTGACAAAGGCCCCAGTACTACGACTTTTTGATCCAGCATTACCAGTGAGACTAACTGTGGACGCATCACAACATGGGTTGGGAGCAGCTGTTATTCAAGAGGGGCACCCAGTAGAATACGCGTCAAGAACAATGTCCagcatacaacagaaatatgcacaaatagagaagGAAATGCTTGCCATCCAGTTTGGACTAACAAGATTCCATCAGTATGTGTATGGACAAGATGTCATAGTGGAGACTGACCACAAGCCACTACTTGGAATACTGAAAAAGCCCCTTGCTGAAGTCAGTCCTAGGCTTCAGAGAATGCGCCTACGATGTCTCAAATACAACTACACGCTAGAGCACCATTCCGGGAAAGAAATGGTCCTGGCCGATTCTCTGAGCAGAATGCCATCTACAACACCCTATACAGACTATGATGAACTAACAGAAGAGCAAATCGACTCCGTCACAGAGCAAATCATTCCCACACCACTTGGACGTGAAAGATGTACGGAAGCGACCAGACAAGACCCTACAATGCAGGCACTCATcacttacatacacacaggatGGCCACCTACAAGGAGGAGTGTCCCGGGTCCAATCAAACCGTACTGGAATGTGAGACACGACCTAACAGAGAAAGACGGCATTGTCCTCAAAGGAAGCCAAGCTGTCGTCCCTGTGACAATGCGCAAAACGGTGATGAACAGTATACATGAGGGACACTATGGAATAGTGAAGTGTATAGAAAGGGCCAAGACGTCAGTGTACTGGCCGGGCTACACCAATGAAATACATGACATGGTAGCGAGTTGCAGCAAATGCCAAGAAAATCGAAGCCAGAACCCAAAGCCAGACACTAAACCTCATGATGTTCCACACTACCCCTACCAGAAAGTGGGAACAGACTTGTTTGAACTACAAGGGGAACATTACCTACTTACCATCGATTACTACAGCAAATGGGTGACCATAGATCACCTCCAGTCAACGAAAGCAGCTGATGTGATAACTATCCTAGACAAGCATTTTGCCAATTTTGGAATACCAGAAACAATATTCTCGGACAACGGGCCACAATACGCCAACGAAGAATTTCGCAAGTTCTTCAGGAAGCTGGGATTTCAACACACCACATCCAGTCCAGGCTACCCAGCCAGCAATGGCCAAGCGGAAAGAGGTGTccaaacagtcaagaaaatgATGGCCAAGATGTTGGAGGAGGGCCGTACAATCAATGACGCTCTAAGAGTCCTTAGGAACACACCAATAGGAGGAGACCTGCCTACTCCTGCCATCCTGCTACAGGGGAGACACCTCCGAACCcaactaacaataaatactGAGACTCTGGTTCCACATAACATGGATGCAGACAAGACCAGACAAAAACTAATCGCCCACCAATCCCAATATGCGTTCTATGGAGCCACAGGAAACACAACGAACTCACCTCTGCTTCCTGATGAAAGCGTAAGGACAATGAGAGGAAAAAAATGGGTACCAGCAAAAGTCATTGGACACCACACAGAGCCCCAATCCTACATCCTCAGACTagcaaatggacggacagtgagaagaactagaacacacataaacaggacaacagaagtgtgggatgacaacacaatgttcgCTAAGTACACTCCGAcgggacaacaaacaaacaccagccTGTCAGAAGGACAACCACCAAATCAacctgaagagacaaacgtACTGCCAGACACGGAGATCAGATCTCCGAATACAGAAAGCCCTCCAAAATCTGCCAAGTCCCCAACTGCACCTGCAAGTCAACCTGCAGTCAAAACAACAAGGCTGGGGAGGATCTCAAGACCACCACGACGCCTACTGGAGGACTACACTACGTAA